GATACCGGCTCGTCCTGGTCGGCATCGGCGTCTCCGCGATCGGCACCGCCGTCAACGGCTATCTGCTCACCAAGGCCGACCTGGTCGACGCGGCCCGCGCGGTCGTGTGGATGACCGGCTCGCTGGACGGCCGGGACTGGGACCAGGTCTGGCCGCTGCTCGCCGTGTGCGCGGTCCTCGTCCCGCTGGTCCTCGTCAACGCGCGCGGCCTGCGGATGCTGGAGATGGGCGACGACGTCGCGGGCGCCCTCGGGGTGCGGGTGCAGCGGGTCCGGCTGGTGCTGACGGTCTGCGCCGTGCTGCTCACCGCCGCCGCCACCGCGGCCGCCGGACCCGTCGGCTTCGTCGCGCTGACCGCGCCGCAGCTCGCCCGCCGCCTGACCCGCTCGCCGGGCCCTAACCTGGTGCCCTCCCTGTGCATGGGCGCCGCCCTGCTGGTCGCCGCAGACTGGGCCGCGCAGCGCGCCTTCGGCGCCGACCAGCTGCCCGTCGGGGTGGTCACCGGCGTCCTCGGCGGCGGCTATCTGCTGTGGCTGCTGGTCACCGAGCGCAGGGCGGGCCGGATATGAGCCACACCCCCACGAAGACGACCGGGAGCACCGTGAACCGCCTCTCCGCCGAGAACGTCACCCTCGCCTACGACCAGCGCGTCATCGCCGCACAGCTGTCGGTGGAGATCCCCGACAACTCCTTCACGGTGATCGTCGGCCCCAACGCGTGCGGAAAGTCGACGCTGCTGCGGGCGCTGTCGCGGATGCTCAGGCCCAGCGAGGGCCGGGTGCTGCTCGACGGCCAGGTCATCCAGTCGATGCCCGCCAAGAAGGTCGCCCGTACCCTCGGCCTGCTGCCGCAGTCGGCCGTCGCGCCCGACGGCATCACCGTCGCCGACCTCGTCGGCCGGGGCCGCTACCCGCACCAGGGCCTGCTGCGCCAGTGGTCGGCCGAGGACGAGCGGGTCGTACGGGAATCCATGCGGCAGACCGGGGTCGAGGCGCTGGCCGACCGGTACGTCGACGAGCTGTCCGGCGGGCAGCGGCAGCGGGTGTGGATCGCGATGGCGCTCGCCCAGCAGACGCCGCTGCTGCTCCTGGACGAGCCGACCACCTACCTGGACATCCAGCACCAGATCGACGTCCTCGACCTGTGCGCCGAGCTGCACGAGACCCAGGGCCGCACCCTGGTCGCCGTCCTGCACGACCTCAACCACGCGGCCCGCTACGCCACCCACCTCATCGCCCTGCGCGGCGGCGAGGTCGTCGCCGAGGGCGCCCCGAACGACATCGTCACGGCCGAGCTGGTGGAGGAGGTGTTCGGGCTGCGCTGTCAGGTCATCGACGACCCGGAGACCGGCACCCCGCTGGTCGTCCCCGCGGCGCGCGGGACCCGGCGGGAGCGGCTCACAGCAGCTTCCTGAGCCGGAACAGGTCCAGCAGGCTCGCCTCCAGCCGGACCCGGCCCGAGCCCCAGGCGGTCGCGAAGTTCAGCTCCCCGCCCACCAGCGCCACCAGGTCGTCGCCCGCCAAGGCGAGCCTGATCTGCGCCTTCTCCCGCGGCGGGCCGGGGTGGGTGTCGTCCACCTCGATCCGCCCGCCCGTCATGCGGCCGGCGAAGGTGACGTCCAGGTCGGTGATGTGACAGCTCACCGAGCGGTCCAGCGCGGCGGCCGCGCGGACGTCGCCCTCGGCGCCCTGCATGTTGTCCGAAAGCTTTCCCAGTGCGGCGCGGCACTCC
This genomic interval from Streptomyces sp. NBC_00557 contains the following:
- a CDS encoding ABC transporter ATP-binding protein, with the protein product MSHTPTKTTGSTVNRLSAENVTLAYDQRVIAAQLSVEIPDNSFTVIVGPNACGKSTLLRALSRMLRPSEGRVLLDGQVIQSMPAKKVARTLGLLPQSAVAPDGITVADLVGRGRYPHQGLLRQWSAEDERVVRESMRQTGVEALADRYVDELSGGQRQRVWIAMALAQQTPLLLLDEPTTYLDIQHQIDVLDLCAELHETQGRTLVAVLHDLNHAARYATHLIALRGGEVVAEGAPNDIVTAELVEEVFGLRCQVIDDPETGTPLVVPAARGTRRERLTAAS
- a CDS encoding sterol-binding protein, whose amino-acid sequence is MATIEECRAALGKLSDNMQGAEGDVRAAAALDRSVSCHITDLDVTFAGRMTGGRIEVDDTHPGPPREKAQIRLALAGDDLVALVGGELNFATAWGSGRVRLEASLLDLFRLRKLL
- a CDS encoding FecCD family ABC transporter permease encodes the protein MKTRTTHRAVRAPGGLSLRLDLRALVVVVLLLAAAGAAGVALIGTGDAKIPAADVLRTLAGNGNAYQDFIVKELRLPRVLVGLLVGAALGLGGALFQSVSRNPLGSPDVLGLSQGSTAGALVVIVLLSGSTTQVTAGALAGGLVTGLAVYLLAWKQGVHGYRLVLVGIGVSAIGTAVNGYLLTKADLVDAARAVVWMTGSLDGRDWDQVWPLLAVCAVLVPLVLVNARGLRMLEMGDDVAGALGVRVQRVRLVLTVCAVLLTAAATAAAGPVGFVALTAPQLARRLTRSPGPNLVPSLCMGAALLVAADWAAQRAFGADQLPVGVVTGVLGGGYLLWLLVTERRAGRI